The Proteus sp. ZN5 genome includes the window GAACTGCAAGAGACCCATGATATTGCCTATATTTATGTGACACAAAACTTAGGCATGACAAAACATATTAGCGATAAAATTATTGTGATGGATAATGGTGAAGTCGTTGAACGTGGCAATACAGCAGAAGTTCTTGCATCACCATTACATGAAGTCACACGAAGATTAGTCGCAAGTCACTTTGGTGAAGCCTTAACAGCAGAAGCTTGGCGTCAAGATTTAACTTAAGCGTAAACAATATAGGCATAATGTTAATTGCATATTATTTCGCCCTTTTCCCTTCACTCCTCGGAGGTGCTAGGGAAATTAAACAAATTTACAAATGTCGTGGTAGAATCAGCCACGTTTATTAACAATAAGCGTGATAACCTAACAGATAAATAAAACTGTGAATGATGTTATTATCGCGATTTACGAAAAAACAAGGATACAGCTATGGGCTTTATGACCGGCAAACGCATTCTTATTACTGGTGTTGCTAGTAAATTATCAATTGCTTATGGTATTGCCAAAGCTATGCGTGACCAAGGTGCAGAACTTGCATTTACTTACCAAAATGAAAAACTGAAACCACGCGTTGAAGAATTTGCAGCATCATTAGACTCAAATATCGTATTAGAGTGTGATGTGTCAAAAGACGAAAGCATCGATACTATGTATGCAGAACTTGCAAAAGTTTGGCCAAAATATGATGGTTTTGTTCACTCTATCGGTTTTGCTCCTGCTGACCAATTAGATGGCGACTACGTTAATGCAGTAACTCGTGAAGGCTTTAAAATTGCTCACGACATCAGTGCATACAGCTTCGTTGCGATGGCGAAAGCAAGCCGTGAAATGCTAAATCCAAACTCAGCGCTGTTAACTCTGACTTATTTAGGTGCTGAACGTGCAATCCCTAACTATAACGTTATGGGTCTGGCTAAAGCTTCTTTAGAAGCTAACGTTCGTTATATGGCAAATGCTATGGGTCCTGAAGGTATTCGTGTTAACGGTATCTCTGCTGGCCCAATCCGTACATTAGCGGCATCTGGTATCAAAGATTTCCGTAAAATGTTAAGCCATTGCGAATCAGTAACCCCTCTACGTCGCACTGTAACAACCGAAGATGTAGGTAATACAGCAGCATTCCTATGCTCTGACTTATCTGGTGGTATTACAGGTGAAATCGTTCACGTAGATGGTGGTTTCAGCATCGCTGCAATGAATGAATTAGAACTAAAATAATTCTGTTCTATGAATAATAAAAACCAGCCTCATTGTTCAGGCTGGTTTTTTTATGTTGTTTCTACTGTTTTTACTCTTAATTCTATTAGCTATCAAGTTTTTATCTCATATCAGTCTTATCGATTTCATTTTTAATCATGCTACATTTTAGATAAATTCCACTTTTGTTTTTTAGTTTATTCCTATAATCTTTTCTTTTTATTAGCGATAAAATAATCACATATTAATAAAAGGATTTAATGTATGAAGAGATTTAAATTTCTGTTTTATATTTTTGCTCTTATTGGTGCGATTATTTTTGTTGTAGCTTTATTTGTTATTAAATCCGAATTAAATATAGTAAGGAATGGAATAGAAACAACGGGTGTTGTTATTGACCAAAGTGTGAGTAAGTCTTCTAATGGTAACTACTCTTATCACCCTATTATTCAATTCAATACTGAAGATAATAGAGAAATAACATTTCGTTCACCAGAAGGTGGCAGTCAATCCCGCTTTTATCTTGGTGAAAAGATTAATGTTATTTACCTTCCAAATAATCCACAAAGAGCGACTATTAACAACTTTTTAGGCTTATATGGTGCTGGAACTATATTAAGTATTTTCGGGTTGGTATTTGCATCAACAGGGCTTATCCCTTTGTATTTTATCAGAAGAAGAGCCACAAGGGATCAACGATTAAAACGTGATGGAATGCCTATTAATGTAAAAATATCTGAAATTATTATTAACAGTAATATCAGTTTTAATCACCGTTCTCCCTATCAAATTATCGCTGATTATCACGATACACTAAACAATCGATTAATTCGTTATAAGAGTGGTTATATCTTTTTTGATCCTACACCTTATATTAATAGAGAGCTTGTTACAGTCTATGTTGATAAAAAGAACCCTAAAATTTATTACCTTGATATTTCATTCTTACCTTCGTTTGAAGAATCATAATAAAACACTCCTTATATGTTATAAATATAAGGAGTGTTTATTTCGTATATTTTCATCAATTAACAGCCTTGTTCACAGATTTACAAAAGCCTTTTTTATTCGCATCATTTGGGTTTGCTAATTTCTTAGAACCTTTTATCATCTTATATTAGTGAAGATATTCTGATATCTGTAAGTTAATTCACCACCTTATTGATAGGGAGCTATTCAAC containing:
- the fabI gene encoding enoyl-ACP reductase FabI — encoded protein: MGFMTGKRILITGVASKLSIAYGIAKAMRDQGAELAFTYQNEKLKPRVEEFAASLDSNIVLECDVSKDESIDTMYAELAKVWPKYDGFVHSIGFAPADQLDGDYVNAVTREGFKIAHDISAYSFVAMAKASREMLNPNSALLTLTYLGAERAIPNYNVMGLAKASLEANVRYMANAMGPEGIRVNGISAGPIRTLAASGIKDFRKMLSHCESVTPLRRTVTTEDVGNTAAFLCSDLSGGITGEIVHVDGGFSIAAMNELELK
- a CDS encoding DUF3592 domain-containing protein: MKRFKFLFYIFALIGAIIFVVALFVIKSELNIVRNGIETTGVVIDQSVSKSSNGNYSYHPIIQFNTEDNREITFRSPEGGSQSRFYLGEKINVIYLPNNPQRATINNFLGLYGAGTILSIFGLVFASTGLIPLYFIRRRATRDQRLKRDGMPINVKISEIIINSNISFNHRSPYQIIADYHDTLNNRLIRYKSGYIFFDPTPYINRELVTVYVDKKNPKIYYLDISFLPSFEES